A DNA window from Siniperca chuatsi isolate FFG_IHB_CAS linkage group LG6, ASM2008510v1, whole genome shotgun sequence contains the following coding sequences:
- the gtpbp3 gene encoding tRNA modification GTPase GTPBP3, mitochondrial isoform X3, with amino-acid sequence MAGLTRSLPPPRTALLRRITDPQSKEVLDRGLVFWFPAPHSFTGEDSVEFHIHGGPAVITAVLQALGSVPGMRPAEAGEFTRRAFQAGKLGLTEVEGLGDLIHAETEAQRRQALRQMSGELGRLYQDWSHKLKRCLAHVEAFIDFSEDELIEDGVLNQVDRSVCDLQAEMEQHLKDERRGERLRSGVQVVIAGATNAGKSSLLNTLCQRPAAIVSPIAGTTRDVVETALDIGGFPVLLSDTAGLRDSPDLVEREGVRRARERVEQADLTLVVVDCAHLPSGAQQATAFLQGHLRSVLPTQEQPDTVFPANRFLLVLNKTDLLPQEQRQALDGELRRCSGLPPVCLISCHTNEGLQDFLTVLHSSVKTLCGDPLSGAPTLTQARHRVHLQQCFAALVQYQRYRDIDLALAAEGVRLALTSLGRITGRVGAEEILDIIFKDFCIGK; translated from the exons ATGGCTGGACTCACACGCAGCCTGCCTCCTCCACGCACCGCCCTGTTACGCAGAATCACAGATCCCCAATCCAAAGAAGTGCTGGACCGCGGACTTGTCTTCTGGTTCCCAG CTCCTCACAGTTTCACAGGAGAGGACAGTGTCGAGTTCCACATCCACGGCGGCCCTGCTGTCATTACTGCTGTCTTACAGGCTCTAG GAAGTGTGCCTGGCATGAGGCCTGCTGAAGCTGGAGAATTCACACGGAGAGCCTTTCAAGCAGGGAAACTGGGTTTAACAGAG GTGGAGGGGCTCGGAGATCTGATCCATGCTGAGACCGAGGCTCAGAGGAGACAGGCTCTCAGGCAGATGTCAGGAGAGCTGGGACGCCTTTATCAGGACTGGAGCCACAAACTGAAACGG TGTCTGGCTCATGTTGAGGCCTTCATAGACTTCAGTGAGGATGAGCTCATTGAGGATGGGGTCTTAAACCAAG TGGACAGATCAGTGTGTGATCTACAAGCAGAGATGGAGCAACATCTAAAAGATGAGAGGAGGGGCGAGCGGCTACGCAGTGGAGTCCAGGTGGTCATCGCAGGAGCCACCAATGCAGGGAAAAGTAGCCTGCTTAACACACTCT GCCAGCGACCTGCAGCCATTGTGTCTCCCATTGCTGGCACCACCAGGGACGTAGTAGAGACGGCACTGGACATCGGCGGATTCCCTGTCCTCTTGAGTGACACAGCCGGTCTCCGAGACAGCCCGGAcctggtggagagagagggggtcCGCCGAGCTCGGGAAAG AGTGGAGCAGGCAGATCTGACTCTGGTGGTTGTGGACTGTGCTCATCTCCCATCTGGTGCACAGCAGGCGACAGCCTTCCTTCAGGGACACCTCAGAAGTGTCCTGCCCACCCAGGAGCAGCCTGACACAG TATTTCCTGCCAACAGGTTTCTCCTGGTGCTGAATAAAACTGACCTGTTGCCTCAGGAGCAGAGGCAGGCGCTGGATGGGGAGCTGAGACGGTGCTCTGGACTCCCTCCTGTTTGTCTGATCTCTTGCCACACTAATGAAGGACTGCAGGACTTCCTCACAGTGCTGCACAGTAGTGTCAAGACTCT GTGTGGCGATCCTCTGTCTGGTGCCCCCACCCTGACCCAGGCCCGCCACAGGGTCCACCTGCAGCAGTGTTTTGCAGCCCTGGTCCAGTACCAGCGGTACCGTGACATCGACCTCGCTCTGGCAGCCGAGGGTGTCCGGTTGGCTCTCACCAGCCTAGGCCGGATCACTGGCCGGGTCGGGGCTGAGGAGATCCTGGATATCATCTTCAAAGACTTCTGCATTGGAAAATAG
- the gtpbp3 gene encoding tRNA modification GTPase GTPBP3, mitochondrial isoform X2, whose translation MSVSKYMKRLVEYLYIIMLPSIYHGIWRAAVHTLRTSRGSPPCRFLSTSDGVPVGLADAETIFALSSGHGRCGVAVVRVSGPASATALRSMAGLTRSLPPPRTALLRRITDPQSKEVLDRGLVFWFPAPHSFTGEDSVEFHIHGGPAVITAVLQALGSVPGMRPAEAGEFTRRAFQAGKLGLTEVEGLGDLIHAETEAQRRQALRQMSGELGRLYQDWSHKLKRCLAHVEAFIDFSEDELIEDGVLNQVDRSVCDLQAEMEQHLKDERRGERLRSGVQVVIAGATNAGKSSLLNTLCQRPAAIVSPIAGTTRDVVETALDIGGFPVLLSDTAGLRDSPDLVEREGVRRARERVEQADLTLVVVDCAHLPSGAQQATAFLQGHLRSVLPTQEQPDTVFPANRFLLVLNKTDLLPQEQRQALDGELRRCSGLPPVCLISCHTNEGLQDFLTVLHSSVKTLCGDPLSGAPTLTQARHRVHLQQCFAALVQYQRYRDIDLALAAEGVRLALTSLGRITGRVGAEEILDIIFKDFCIGK comes from the exons ATGTCAGTCTCCAAGTACATGAAACGTTTAGTAGAGTATCTTTATATAATTATGCTGCCATCCATTTATCACGGCATATGGAGAGCTGCTGTCCACACACTGAGGACAAG CAGAGGAAGTCCACCTTGCAGATTCCTGTCCACCTCCGATGGAGTCCCAGTTGGACTGGCTGATGCTGAGACCATCTTTGCATTATCATCAGGTCATGGCAGGTGTGGGGTGGCTGTGGTACGAGTCAGTGGTCCAGCCTCAGCTACAGCTCTGAGGTCTATGGCTGGACTCACACGCAGCCTGCCTCCTCCACGCACCGCCCTGTTACGCAGAATCACAGATCCCCAATCCAAAGAAGTGCTGGACCGCGGACTTGTCTTCTGGTTCCCAG CTCCTCACAGTTTCACAGGAGAGGACAGTGTCGAGTTCCACATCCACGGCGGCCCTGCTGTCATTACTGCTGTCTTACAGGCTCTAG GAAGTGTGCCTGGCATGAGGCCTGCTGAAGCTGGAGAATTCACACGGAGAGCCTTTCAAGCAGGGAAACTGGGTTTAACAGAG GTGGAGGGGCTCGGAGATCTGATCCATGCTGAGACCGAGGCTCAGAGGAGACAGGCTCTCAGGCAGATGTCAGGAGAGCTGGGACGCCTTTATCAGGACTGGAGCCACAAACTGAAACGG TGTCTGGCTCATGTTGAGGCCTTCATAGACTTCAGTGAGGATGAGCTCATTGAGGATGGGGTCTTAAACCAAG TGGACAGATCAGTGTGTGATCTACAAGCAGAGATGGAGCAACATCTAAAAGATGAGAGGAGGGGCGAGCGGCTACGCAGTGGAGTCCAGGTGGTCATCGCAGGAGCCACCAATGCAGGGAAAAGTAGCCTGCTTAACACACTCT GCCAGCGACCTGCAGCCATTGTGTCTCCCATTGCTGGCACCACCAGGGACGTAGTAGAGACGGCACTGGACATCGGCGGATTCCCTGTCCTCTTGAGTGACACAGCCGGTCTCCGAGACAGCCCGGAcctggtggagagagagggggtcCGCCGAGCTCGGGAAAG AGTGGAGCAGGCAGATCTGACTCTGGTGGTTGTGGACTGTGCTCATCTCCCATCTGGTGCACAGCAGGCGACAGCCTTCCTTCAGGGACACCTCAGAAGTGTCCTGCCCACCCAGGAGCAGCCTGACACAG TATTTCCTGCCAACAGGTTTCTCCTGGTGCTGAATAAAACTGACCTGTTGCCTCAGGAGCAGAGGCAGGCGCTGGATGGGGAGCTGAGACGGTGCTCTGGACTCCCTCCTGTTTGTCTGATCTCTTGCCACACTAATGAAGGACTGCAGGACTTCCTCACAGTGCTGCACAGTAGTGTCAAGACTCT GTGTGGCGATCCTCTGTCTGGTGCCCCCACCCTGACCCAGGCCCGCCACAGGGTCCACCTGCAGCAGTGTTTTGCAGCCCTGGTCCAGTACCAGCGGTACCGTGACATCGACCTCGCTCTGGCAGCCGAGGGTGTCCGGTTGGCTCTCACCAGCCTAGGCCGGATCACTGGCCGGGTCGGGGCTGAGGAGATCCTGGATATCATCTTCAAAGACTTCTGCATTGGAAAATAG
- the gtpbp3 gene encoding tRNA modification GTPase GTPBP3, mitochondrial isoform X1, whose protein sequence is MSVSKYMKRLVEYLYIIMLPSIYHGIWRAAVHTLRTRGSPPCRFLSTSDGVPVGLADAETIFALSSGHGRCGVAVVRVSGPASATALRSMAGLTRSLPPPRTALLRRITDPQSKEVLDRGLVFWFPAPHSFTGEDSVEFHIHGGPAVITAVLQALGSVPGMRPAEAGEFTRRAFQAGKLGLTEVEGLGDLIHAETEAQRRQALRQMSGELGRLYQDWSHKLKRCLAHVEAFIDFSEDELIEDGVLNQVDRSVCDLQAEMEQHLKDERRGERLRSGVQVVIAGATNAGKSSLLNTLCQRPAAIVSPIAGTTRDVVETALDIGGFPVLLSDTAGLRDSPDLVEREGVRRARERVEQADLTLVVVDCAHLPSGAQQATAFLQGHLRSVLPTQEQPDTVFPANRFLLVLNKTDLLPQEQRQALDGELRRCSGLPPVCLISCHTNEGLQDFLTVLHSSVKTLCGDPLSGAPTLTQARHRVHLQQCFAALVQYQRYRDIDLALAAEGVRLALTSLGRITGRVGAEEILDIIFKDFCIGK, encoded by the exons ATGTCAGTCTCCAAGTACATGAAACGTTTAGTAGAGTATCTTTATATAATTATGCTGCCATCCATTTATCACGGCATATGGAGAGCTGCTGTCCACACACTGAGGACAAG AGGAAGTCCACCTTGCAGATTCCTGTCCACCTCCGATGGAGTCCCAGTTGGACTGGCTGATGCTGAGACCATCTTTGCATTATCATCAGGTCATGGCAGGTGTGGGGTGGCTGTGGTACGAGTCAGTGGTCCAGCCTCAGCTACAGCTCTGAGGTCTATGGCTGGACTCACACGCAGCCTGCCTCCTCCACGCACCGCCCTGTTACGCAGAATCACAGATCCCCAATCCAAAGAAGTGCTGGACCGCGGACTTGTCTTCTGGTTCCCAG CTCCTCACAGTTTCACAGGAGAGGACAGTGTCGAGTTCCACATCCACGGCGGCCCTGCTGTCATTACTGCTGTCTTACAGGCTCTAG GAAGTGTGCCTGGCATGAGGCCTGCTGAAGCTGGAGAATTCACACGGAGAGCCTTTCAAGCAGGGAAACTGGGTTTAACAGAG GTGGAGGGGCTCGGAGATCTGATCCATGCTGAGACCGAGGCTCAGAGGAGACAGGCTCTCAGGCAGATGTCAGGAGAGCTGGGACGCCTTTATCAGGACTGGAGCCACAAACTGAAACGG TGTCTGGCTCATGTTGAGGCCTTCATAGACTTCAGTGAGGATGAGCTCATTGAGGATGGGGTCTTAAACCAAG TGGACAGATCAGTGTGTGATCTACAAGCAGAGATGGAGCAACATCTAAAAGATGAGAGGAGGGGCGAGCGGCTACGCAGTGGAGTCCAGGTGGTCATCGCAGGAGCCACCAATGCAGGGAAAAGTAGCCTGCTTAACACACTCT GCCAGCGACCTGCAGCCATTGTGTCTCCCATTGCTGGCACCACCAGGGACGTAGTAGAGACGGCACTGGACATCGGCGGATTCCCTGTCCTCTTGAGTGACACAGCCGGTCTCCGAGACAGCCCGGAcctggtggagagagagggggtcCGCCGAGCTCGGGAAAG AGTGGAGCAGGCAGATCTGACTCTGGTGGTTGTGGACTGTGCTCATCTCCCATCTGGTGCACAGCAGGCGACAGCCTTCCTTCAGGGACACCTCAGAAGTGTCCTGCCCACCCAGGAGCAGCCTGACACAG TATTTCCTGCCAACAGGTTTCTCCTGGTGCTGAATAAAACTGACCTGTTGCCTCAGGAGCAGAGGCAGGCGCTGGATGGGGAGCTGAGACGGTGCTCTGGACTCCCTCCTGTTTGTCTGATCTCTTGCCACACTAATGAAGGACTGCAGGACTTCCTCACAGTGCTGCACAGTAGTGTCAAGACTCT GTGTGGCGATCCTCTGTCTGGTGCCCCCACCCTGACCCAGGCCCGCCACAGGGTCCACCTGCAGCAGTGTTTTGCAGCCCTGGTCCAGTACCAGCGGTACCGTGACATCGACCTCGCTCTGGCAGCCGAGGGTGTCCGGTTGGCTCTCACCAGCCTAGGCCGGATCACTGGCCGGGTCGGGGCTGAGGAGATCCTGGATATCATCTTCAAAGACTTCTGCATTGGAAAATAG